A region of Marnyiella aurantia DNA encodes the following proteins:
- the rpmI gene encoding 50S ribosomal protein L35 produces the protein MPKLKTKSGAKKRFKLTGTGKIKRKGAYKSHILTKKETKQKRNLTQTSYVAEVDKKSVLRQLALK, from the coding sequence ATGCCAAAATTAAAAACTAAATCAGGTGCTAAGAAGCGTTTTAAGCTTACCGGAACCGGGAAGATTAAAAGAAAAGGTGCTTACAAAAGCCACATTCTGACCAAAAAAGAGACCAAGCAAAAGAGAAATCTTACGCAAACTTCTTACGTGGCCGAGGTGGACAAGAAAAGCGTACTTCGCCAATTAGCGTTAAAGTAG
- the rplT gene encoding 50S ribosomal protein L20: protein MPRSVNAVASRARRKKVMKLAKGFFGRRKNVWTVAKNAVEKAMQYAYRGRKEKKRNFRALWITRINAGAREHGLTYSQFMGALKKNNIELNRKVLADLAMNHPEAFKAVVDQIK, encoded by the coding sequence ATGCCAAGATCAGTAAACGCGGTGGCTTCCAGAGCCCGCAGAAAAAAAGTAATGAAGTTGGCCAAAGGTTTCTTCGGAAGAAGAAAAAACGTTTGGACTGTAGCTAAGAATGCCGTGGAAAAGGCGATGCAGTATGCATACCGTGGCAGAAAAGAGAAGAAAAGAAACTTCAGAGCACTTTGGATTACCAGAATTAACGCTGGTGCAAGAGAACACGGACTGACTTATTCTCAGTTTATGGGAGCTCTTAAGAAAAACAACATCGAATTGAACAGAAAAGTTTTAGCCGATTTAGCAATGAATCACCCTGAAGCGTTCAAAGCTGTTGTAGATCAAATTAAATAA
- a CDS encoding M28 family peptidase encodes MKKLQYLFVFLCVTLAQAQTFIPAYGARVSQVSQSNINSGLQDFVSFGTKTTGSTNNANALNWLKSKYAAFGYSTSQVIEHPFNIGSVTSKNLEVTKTGTLYPNTFVLVIAHFDTINGVGANDNGSGTNALLEMARIMKDVPTEYSIKFIHFSGEEQGLYGSQHYVNNVVNATSPKMNIRLVFNLDQVGGTSGQTHNTIFCEQDTNNSPAANNASSASVTQQLKNCVALYSTLQTNTGVAPAYSSDYIPFQNNGEVITGLYEGYGDNNPYPHTSGDIIANMDPVFLFNVTKAALGAVQHFAIASTTLSVSEPGVEHAASDWTVYPNPARDYFEIKASGSESGKMTFELTDMSGKSVLRVQDSKKIDVSGIPTGVYVGKLQTDGQSSSKKIMIKR; translated from the coding sequence ATGAAAAAACTTCAGTATCTATTTGTATTTCTGTGTGTTACACTGGCACAGGCACAAACTTTTATACCGGCCTACGGTGCACGTGTAAGCCAGGTTTCACAGAGCAATATCAATTCCGGACTTCAGGACTTTGTGAGCTTTGGAACCAAGACCACAGGCAGTACCAATAATGCCAACGCACTGAACTGGCTGAAAAGTAAATATGCCGCCTTCGGCTACTCCACCTCTCAGGTGATCGAACATCCTTTCAATATCGGCAGCGTTACATCCAAAAATCTGGAGGTTACCAAAACAGGTACGCTTTATCCCAATACCTTCGTGCTGGTGATTGCTCATTTTGATACCATAAACGGTGTGGGCGCCAATGATAACGGCAGCGGTACTAATGCTCTCCTGGAAATGGCGCGTATTATGAAAGACGTTCCTACGGAATACTCCATAAAATTCATTCACTTTTCCGGTGAGGAGCAGGGTTTGTACGGAAGTCAGCATTATGTGAATAATGTAGTGAACGCTACCAGTCCAAAAATGAACATCAGGCTTGTTTTCAACCTGGATCAGGTGGGCGGAACCTCTGGTCAGACGCACAACACGATTTTCTGTGAGCAAGACACCAACAATTCACCGGCAGCTAATAACGCGTCTTCAGCATCGGTTACCCAGCAGCTTAAAAACTGTGTGGCCTTATATTCTACGCTGCAGACCAACACCGGCGTTGCTCCGGCCTACTCCTCAGATTACATACCTTTCCAGAACAACGGTGAAGTGATTACCGGGCTTTACGAAGGTTATGGTGACAATAACCCCTATCCTCACACCTCCGGTGATATTATTGCCAATATGGATCCTGTATTTCTGTTCAATGTAACCAAGGCAGCCCTGGGAGCAGTCCAGCATTTCGCTATAGCCTCAACCACACTTTCAGTATCGGAACCGGGTGTAGAGCATGCAGCCAGCGACTGGACCGTCTACCCAAATCCGGCGAGGGATTATTTTGAAATTAAAGCGTCCGGTTCAGAATCCGGTAAGATGACTTTTGAGCTTACCGATATGAGCGGCAAATCCGTACTTCGCGTTCAGGATTCCAAAAAGATTGATGTTTCCGGAATACCGACCGGAGTTTATGTTGGAAAACTGCAGACCGACGGTCAGAGTTCTTCAAAAAAAATAATGATTAAAAGATAA
- a CDS encoding glycosyltransferase family 4 protein, protein MKIAYDAKRFFHNSSGLGNYSRDLVRILAAHHPENSYLLLDSAPTEKGSEITALQGVSVVQTKKSFLSRQLKMGLEAQQAGAEIFHGLSGELPLKWSSDSTIKKVVTIHDLIFLRYPNYYSWTDRKIHFWKFKKAAENADLVIAISEQTKRDIIKYLKIPSEKIKVVYQGCHEAFKSKPDEDLQSSLRTKHQLPERFMLSVGTIEARKNLLNTIKAVVGTGIPLVVLGKTTSYYKKVEKFIRKNKMQDQVQFLEGLTMAELAELYKMADIFVYPSLFEGFGIPVIEALFSGTAVITSNTSSLPEAGGPDSMYVDPLNVPDLKSKITFLWNSEAERERRAEKGQKYAQRYTDSRVAEDLINAYESLLNKKS, encoded by the coding sequence ATGAAAATTGCCTATGATGCCAAACGTTTTTTCCATAATTCTTCAGGTTTGGGTAACTATTCCCGCGATCTGGTGCGGATTTTAGCTGCTCATCATCCCGAAAACAGTTATCTGCTGCTGGATTCAGCGCCAACGGAAAAGGGAAGTGAAATCACGGCTTTACAGGGAGTTTCTGTGGTACAGACAAAAAAAAGTTTCCTTTCCAGGCAGCTTAAAATGGGCCTGGAAGCTCAGCAGGCCGGTGCAGAAATTTTTCACGGACTTTCCGGTGAATTACCTCTCAAGTGGAGTTCTGATTCAACTATAAAAAAGGTAGTGACCATCCACGACCTTATTTTTCTGCGCTATCCCAATTACTATTCCTGGACGGACCGTAAGATCCATTTCTGGAAATTTAAAAAAGCGGCAGAAAATGCTGACCTCGTCATCGCGATTTCCGAACAGACCAAACGTGACATCATCAAATACCTTAAAATTCCTTCAGAAAAAATTAAGGTGGTTTATCAGGGTTGCCACGAGGCTTTTAAGTCGAAGCCTGATGAAGATTTACAAAGCTCATTAAGAACGAAACATCAGCTGCCTGAACGTTTTATGCTGAGTGTCGGTACCATAGAGGCCAGGAAGAACCTGCTCAATACCATAAAAGCGGTAGTAGGCACGGGTATTCCTTTGGTGGTTTTGGGAAAGACAACATCATACTACAAAAAAGTAGAAAAATTCATCAGGAAAAATAAAATGCAGGATCAGGTTCAGTTTCTGGAAGGACTGACTATGGCCGAACTGGCTGAACTCTATAAAATGGCCGATATATTTGTTTATCCCAGTTTATTCGAAGGCTTCGGAATCCCGGTAATTGAAGCTCTTTTTTCAGGTACCGCCGTCATTACGAGCAATACCAGTTCACTCCCTGAAGCCGGCGGTCCCGATTCAATGTATGTAGACCCACTAAATGTCCCGGACCTGAAGTCTAAAATTACTTTCCTATGGAACAGTGAAGCCGAGCGCGAACGCAGAGCTGAAAAAGGGCAGAAATATGCACAGCGGTACACCGACAGTCGTGTGGCAGAAGATCTGATAAACGCTTACGAAAGCCTTCTAAACAAAAAATCCTGA
- a CDS encoding glycosyltransferase family 32 protein, protein MPIPKNIFQTFKTGDLPWITRFYISRMRKKNPGWNYHFYDDKRILGFFEEEFPPRYLKAYKSLTIGAAKADFFRYAVLYRYGGVYLDIDSYVKTPFDKFLQEDDDFIITHEGNPGLYCQWGLISAKDHPFLKRTLEKVVDNIETHRYPNDVHRTTGPTVYTEAINEVLEEKPDTPHRLLGTDFNGHLKFKYKLGRIFLYGKKSEHWKKKQMSQDIIKPSGE, encoded by the coding sequence ATGCCAATTCCTAAAAATATTTTTCAGACCTTTAAAACGGGTGATCTTCCGTGGATCACCCGGTTTTACATTTCCCGGATGAGGAAGAAAAATCCGGGCTGGAATTATCATTTTTACGATGATAAACGCATTCTTGGCTTTTTTGAAGAGGAATTCCCACCGAGATATCTGAAGGCCTATAAAAGCCTGACTATTGGTGCAGCCAAGGCCGATTTTTTCCGCTACGCTGTGCTTTACCGATATGGCGGTGTCTATCTGGATATCGACAGTTACGTGAAAACTCCATTTGATAAATTTCTGCAGGAAGACGATGACTTCATCATTACTCACGAGGGAAATCCGGGACTTTACTGCCAGTGGGGACTCATTTCGGCCAAAGATCATCCATTCCTGAAGAGAACCCTGGAGAAGGTGGTGGACAATATTGAAACTCACCGTTATCCCAACGATGTGCACCGGACTACCGGTCCAACAGTCTACACCGAAGCAATCAATGAGGTGCTGGAAGAAAAACCGGACACGCCGCACCGGCTGCTCGGAACGGATTTTAACGGCCACCTGAAATTCAAGTATAAGTTGGGACGAATTTTTCTGTATGGTAAGAAATCGGAACACTGGAAGAAAAAGCAGATGTCTCAGGACATTATAAAACCCTCAGGCGAATGA
- a CDS encoding 2,3,4,5-tetrahydropyridine-2,6-dicarboxylate N-succinyltransferase has product MSLQQKIEEIWENRELLENEDSKAAIREVVSQLDLGKLRVAEPAPNGWTVNEWVKKAVVMYFPIQKMETIEVGPFEFHDKIPLKTNYAEKGVRVVPHAIARHGSYVASGVILMPSYVNIGAYVDSGTMVDTWATVGSCAQIGKNVHLSGGVGIGGVLEPLQAAPVIIEDDCFIGSRCIVVEGVHVEKEAVLGANVVLTASTKIIDVTGPEPVEIKGRVPARSVVIPGSYTKQYPAGEYQVPCALIIGQRKESTDKKTSLNDALRDNSVAV; this is encoded by the coding sequence ATGTCACTACAACAGAAGATAGAGGAAATTTGGGAGAACAGGGAACTGCTGGAAAATGAAGACAGCAAAGCGGCCATCCGTGAGGTGGTTTCGCAACTGGATTTAGGTAAGCTGCGCGTAGCAGAACCTGCACCAAACGGCTGGACTGTAAACGAATGGGTGAAGAAAGCGGTAGTGATGTACTTTCCCATCCAGAAGATGGAAACCATAGAGGTGGGACCATTTGAGTTTCATGATAAAATCCCGTTGAAGACCAATTATGCTGAAAAAGGAGTGCGCGTAGTACCGCATGCCATTGCCAGACACGGCAGCTACGTGGCCAGCGGCGTAATTTTGATGCCATCCTATGTAAATATCGGCGCTTACGTAGATTCCGGGACTATGGTAGATACCTGGGCAACGGTGGGAAGCTGCGCGCAGATCGGCAAAAATGTACACCTGAGTGGTGGCGTAGGAATCGGAGGAGTGCTGGAACCGCTTCAGGCTGCGCCGGTGATCATTGAAGACGACTGTTTCATCGGTTCCCGCTGTATCGTTGTGGAGGGTGTCCATGTAGAAAAAGAAGCTGTTTTGGGTGCTAATGTGGTACTTACAGCATCAACAAAAATAATTGATGTTACCGGCCCGGAGCCCGTTGAGATTAAAGGCAGAGTTCCGGCCCGCTCGGTAGTGATTCCGGGAAGTTATACAAAGCAGTACCCTGCAGGCGAATATCAGGTTCCGTGTGCGCTGATCATTGGTCAAAGAAAGGAAAGCACGGACAAGAAAACCTCGCTGAATGATGCTTTAAGGGATAACAGCGTAGCCGTTTAA
- a CDS encoding PH domain-containing protein has translation MKKYRTKYGLELIAFIFLVFASFIFVPHENAADLDLLLIPVILFFLFVFLGIKYSVDEKDVTVHSSFFSRTKIPVSAIRKIRETNNPLSSPAASLDRLEIFYNKFDSIIISPVRTEEFLKDLLAINPKIEVIRKPKRNIFSKLAL, from the coding sequence ATGAAAAAGTACAGAACGAAATATGGCCTGGAACTGATTGCGTTCATCTTCCTCGTTTTTGCCTCATTTATTTTTGTGCCGCACGAAAATGCTGCGGACTTGGATCTCCTCTTGATTCCTGTTATTTTATTTTTTCTCTTCGTTTTTTTGGGCATTAAATATTCGGTGGATGAAAAAGATGTTACAGTTCACAGTTCCTTTTTTTCAAGAACCAAAATTCCTGTTTCAGCCATCCGTAAAATCAGGGAAACCAACAATCCGCTTAGTTCACCCGCCGCATCTCTGGACAGACTTGAAATTTTCTACAACAAATTCGACAGCATAATTATTTCGCCGGTGCGAACAGAAGAGTTCCTGAAGGATCTGCTCGCAATCAATCCAAAGATTGAAGTGATCCGTAAGCCAAAGCGGAACATCTTCTCAAAACTTGCGCTTTGA
- a CDS encoding C40 family peptidase, whose translation MKQILSLLMAMAIIISCGTAKKPVKRPDPYVKPVTKAAELRSLMSKYNGKTTREVEELLKDAEKYLGAPYKYAGNTSSGFDCSGLVCKVFDENSMKLPRRSEDQGKEGKEVDISKVQPGDLLFFATSGGSRISHVGIVHRILNDGEINFIHSSTSKGVIISSLNEKYWNQAYLFARRVL comes from the coding sequence ATGAAGCAGATATTGTCTTTACTTATGGCTATGGCCATAATTATCTCGTGTGGTACCGCCAAAAAGCCTGTAAAAAGACCTGATCCTTACGTAAAACCGGTGACAAAAGCTGCTGAACTCCGTTCCCTGATGTCAAAGTATAACGGTAAGACCACCAGGGAAGTGGAGGAACTGCTGAAGGATGCAGAAAAATATTTGGGTGCCCCTTATAAATATGCCGGAAACACATCATCCGGCTTCGACTGCTCAGGTTTGGTCTGCAAGGTTTTTGACGAAAACTCCATGAAACTTCCACGCCGTTCGGAAGACCAGGGAAAGGAAGGAAAAGAGGTTGATATTTCAAAAGTGCAGCCCGGGGACTTATTGTTTTTCGCGACATCAGGTGGAAGCCGCATCTCGCATGTAGGGATTGTACACCGTATCCTGAATGACGGTGAGATCAACTTTATACATTCATCCACATCCAAAGGCGTGATTATCTCTTCATTGAACGAGAAGTACTGGAACCAGGCATATCTCTTTGCCCGCAGGGTTCTTTAA
- a CDS encoding APC family permease, with protein sequence MKKKLKLWDGIMLVMGSMIGSGIFIVSSDMMRNLGSGYWLVVVWVITGIMTVAAAISYGELSAIYPKAGGQYTYISEIFGKMPGFLYGWGLFTVIQTGTIAAVAMAFGKFAAYLIPWLNDSEPIFQNGGFRITWVQILAIVIILLLTYINTRGVKNGKLLQNVFTGSKILALLGLIIFGFMLIKDSQWTANMSFGWAAFQDLGKEVGNNLLPTGWTEIGGMALMGGIAAAMVGSVFSSVAWENVTFMSGEMENPKKNVVRSMVLGTAAVMILYMLVNFVYLNALDRDGIAFADKNRPAVAASEVIFGSVGTVIMAVLVMISTFGCINGLVLAGARVYQTMAKDGLFFKSAIENNRFDVPAKSLWMQGIWASVLALSGQYGDLLDMISFVIVLFYMITVFGVIWLRFKQPNLERPYKTWLYPVTPLIYLLIGAMFCVLLIIYKPQYTWPGFLLILIGVPVYWFINKGKKGTAE encoded by the coding sequence ATGAAGAAAAAACTGAAACTTTGGGACGGTATCATGCTCGTTATGGGTTCCATGATTGGCAGCGGTATATTTATAGTGAGTTCAGACATGATGCGGAATCTGGGTTCCGGTTACTGGCTCGTGGTGGTGTGGGTTATTACAGGAATCATGACAGTAGCTGCAGCAATTTCTTATGGCGAACTGTCTGCCATTTACCCCAAAGCCGGAGGTCAGTATACCTATATTTCTGAAATTTTTGGCAAAATGCCCGGCTTTCTGTACGGATGGGGTCTCTTTACAGTGATTCAAACGGGAACTATCGCCGCAGTTGCCATGGCCTTCGGCAAGTTTGCAGCGTATTTAATTCCGTGGCTTAATGATTCTGAGCCTATTTTCCAAAATGGCGGATTCAGGATAACCTGGGTACAGATTCTAGCCATCGTCATTATTCTTCTGCTTACCTATATTAATACACGTGGAGTAAAAAATGGAAAGCTTCTGCAGAATGTCTTTACCGGATCCAAGATTTTAGCCCTTCTCGGACTTATTATTTTTGGCTTTATGCTGATAAAAGATTCACAGTGGACAGCCAATATGAGTTTCGGATGGGCGGCCTTTCAGGATCTCGGCAAAGAGGTCGGCAATAACCTGCTTCCGACCGGATGGACAGAAATAGGAGGAATGGCCCTGATGGGCGGTATCGCTGCGGCCATGGTGGGATCGGTTTTCAGCTCAGTGGCCTGGGAGAATGTAACCTTTATGTCCGGCGAAATGGAAAATCCTAAAAAGAACGTGGTCCGGTCAATGGTTTTGGGAACCGCAGCCGTTATGATTCTTTATATGCTCGTTAATTTCGTTTACCTGAATGCGTTGGACCGGGACGGGATTGCTTTTGCTGATAAAAACCGCCCTGCAGTTGCGGCTTCGGAGGTGATATTTGGAAGTGTTGGAACTGTAATTATGGCAGTATTGGTTATGATTTCCACATTCGGGTGTATAAACGGCCTCGTTCTGGCTGGCGCACGGGTTTACCAAACCATGGCGAAGGATGGGCTTTTCTTTAAAAGCGCTATTGAAAACAACCGGTTTGATGTACCGGCTAAATCACTTTGGATGCAGGGAATCTGGGCATCGGTGTTGGCACTTTCCGGACAGTACGGCGATCTTTTGGATATGATTTCTTTTGTTATCGTACTCTTTTATATGATTACCGTTTTTGGCGTAATCTGGTTAAGGTTTAAGCAACCCAACCTTGAGCGTCCGTACAAGACTTGGCTGTACCCCGTTACGCCTCTGATTTACCTCCTGATCGGTGCCATGTTCTGTGTATTGCTTATCATTTACAAGCCGCAATATACATGGCCGGGTTTCCTTCTGATCCTGATTGGAGTGCCCGTGTACTGGTTTATTAACAAAGGAAAAAAGGGAACTGCAGAATAA
- a CDS encoding M14 family zinc carboxypeptidase, translating into MKFLDAYRRNPNFPNRYIPPAGLAEFLQDNLSDYSRIIGKSVRGRPIYLTSFGKGPIRILAWSQMHGNESNSTHAMLDMLETFKHHPLLHSKLYSQISLDFIFMLNPDGSETWERRNAQDLDMNRDFLKLETAELPLLKDIALTGNYDYALNLHEQRTIFTTDGTNPATLSFLSPSVSTNREITDVRRKSMAVIAAVYSQLNIDLPNQIGRYTDEFYPSSVGDNLSKAGLPTILFEGGYYPDDPLRQVSRKYYTVALYEALSAIARLNGAVDGFEKYFEIPENRETHYDHIYRNVRLNTPFECILDIAVQNREIYRTGDDEISFVPIVAAVGDCKGKKGWKETDCSGREFRSASVYPKVDEEVQFEIV; encoded by the coding sequence ATGAAATTCTTAGATGCGTACCGCAGGAACCCCAATTTCCCAAACCGTTATATTCCGCCTGCAGGGCTGGCAGAATTTCTACAGGACAATCTCAGCGATTACAGCAGGATAATCGGTAAATCGGTTAGGGGTAGGCCTATTTATTTGACCTCCTTCGGAAAGGGACCTATAAGAATTCTGGCTTGGTCTCAGATGCATGGTAACGAAAGCAACTCCACACATGCCATGCTGGACATGCTGGAGACCTTTAAACATCATCCCCTACTCCACAGTAAACTGTATAGCCAGATATCGCTTGATTTCATTTTTATGCTCAATCCCGACGGCTCTGAAACCTGGGAACGGCGAAATGCGCAGGACCTCGATATGAACCGAGATTTTCTGAAGCTGGAAACGGCGGAACTGCCCTTGTTGAAAGACATCGCCTTGACCGGTAACTATGATTATGCGCTGAACCTACATGAGCAAAGAACAATTTTCACTACAGACGGAACGAACCCGGCCACGCTTTCCTTCCTTTCGCCATCGGTAAGTACCAATAGGGAAATTACAGATGTACGCAGGAAGTCTATGGCTGTTATCGCGGCTGTTTACAGCCAACTCAATATTGATTTACCAAACCAAATAGGAAGATATACAGACGAGTTCTATCCCTCCTCTGTGGGAGATAACCTTAGCAAAGCCGGACTGCCCACCATTCTTTTTGAGGGCGGCTATTATCCTGACGATCCCCTTCGCCAGGTAAGCAGGAAATATTACACTGTAGCACTTTATGAGGCCTTATCTGCCATTGCCCGGCTCAATGGTGCAGTAGATGGATTCGAAAAGTATTTTGAAATCCCTGAAAACAGAGAAACCCACTATGACCATATTTACCGTAATGTGCGCTTAAATACTCCTTTTGAATGTATACTGGATATTGCCGTGCAGAACAGGGAGATTTACCGCACAGGCGATGATGAAATTTCTTTTGTCCCTATAGTTGCAGCGGTAGGTGACTGTAAAGGAAAGAAAGGCTGGAAAGAAACAGACTGCAGTGGAAGAGAGTTCCGTTCTGCTTCTGTTTATCCAAAGGTTGATGAGGAAGTTCAGTTTGAAATTGTATAG
- a CDS encoding TerC/Alx family metal homeostasis membrane protein — protein MSNETLFLAGFLVFILIILAIDLSMGRKSGGVVTMKKAGLMSFFVVALSMCFYFVLITYGHLLHGIDSMEKLQSVISRHNHPVKIIPQDLEHSIQLYNQNLGLEYLTGYIVEYALSVDNIFVMILIFTAFGVAPKNYHRVLFWGILGAIVMRFIFIFVGAALIAKFSWIMYVFGAFLIITGIKMFLEKDKDEQIDTQNHPIVKFANRYFKVHNQFVGSRFWVTVDGVRKMTPLFIVLLIVEATDLIFAVDSIPAIFSVTKDPYIVFFSNIFAIIGLRSMFFLLAGILDKFRFLKIGLSALLTFIGLKMIFHSFLEGWGFETSHSLLIIVSILAISIGASLLFPEKKKERKLKYDPEHDDHQRH, from the coding sequence ATGAGTAACGAAACTTTATTTCTTGCAGGATTCCTGGTCTTTATACTGATCATCCTTGCCATTGACCTTAGCATGGGCCGAAAATCCGGCGGAGTAGTAACTATGAAAAAAGCTGGACTCATGAGTTTTTTCGTAGTGGCGCTTTCCATGTGCTTTTACTTTGTACTGATCACCTACGGCCACCTACTGCATGGTATAGACAGTATGGAGAAACTTCAGTCCGTAATCAGTCGTCACAATCATCCTGTAAAAATAATTCCGCAAGACCTGGAGCATTCAATACAGCTCTATAACCAGAATCTGGGTCTGGAGTATTTAACCGGATATATTGTGGAATATGCCTTATCGGTTGATAATATATTTGTGATGATCCTGATATTTACCGCGTTTGGTGTTGCACCCAAAAATTATCACCGCGTATTATTCTGGGGAATCCTGGGGGCCATTGTAATGCGGTTTATATTTATATTCGTGGGAGCCGCACTAATTGCCAAGTTCAGCTGGATAATGTACGTATTTGGTGCCTTCCTGATTATTACAGGTATTAAGATGTTTCTCGAGAAAGACAAGGACGAACAGATTGATACGCAGAACCACCCTATCGTTAAGTTTGCCAACCGTTATTTCAAGGTGCATAACCAGTTTGTAGGAAGCCGGTTTTGGGTTACAGTAGATGGAGTTCGCAAGATGACTCCACTGTTCATTGTACTGCTTATTGTAGAAGCTACCGACCTTATCTTTGCTGTAGACAGTATACCGGCAATATTTTCTGTTACAAAGGATCCATATATCGTATTCTTCTCAAATATTTTTGCCATCATCGGACTGCGTTCCATGTTCTTCCTGCTGGCTGGTATTTTAGATAAGTTCAGATTCCTGAAAATAGGTCTTTCGGCGTTACTGACGTTTATCGGTTTAAAGATGATTTTCCACAGCTTCCTTGAAGGCTGGGGATTTGAGACCTCTCATTCCCTGTTAATAATTGTTTCAATCCTTGCAATAAGCATTGGTGCTTCGCTACTGTTTCCGGAGAAGAAAAAAGAAAGAAAATTAAAATATGATCCTGAGCATGATGACCATCAGAGACACTAA
- a CDS encoding helix-turn-helix transcriptional regulator, with translation MTELNERISKIIEYSGYTASEFAETVDVQRSSISHITAGRNKPSLDFLIKVKERFPELQWDWIIKGEGEMLKKLQSDELPESEEKPRTTSLPDLFNMIEGDYLGSTESEDRIEPGAEQNLQAPSESRISAQRPASEILGDSQRLAVTAEKGLLQNTDNESDKVKRIVLFYESGKFESFEP, from the coding sequence ATGACTGAGCTAAACGAAAGGATTTCGAAGATAATTGAATACTCCGGCTACACGGCTTCAGAGTTTGCAGAAACTGTAGATGTGCAGCGGTCATCAATCTCCCACATCACTGCGGGGCGGAATAAACCATCTCTTGACTTCCTGATCAAGGTAAAAGAACGTTTTCCGGAACTGCAGTGGGACTGGATCATTAAAGGTGAAGGTGAAATGCTGAAAAAGCTGCAATCTGATGAATTACCGGAATCGGAAGAGAAACCCCGCACCACTTCCCTTCCGGATCTCTTTAATATGATTGAAGGAGATTATTTAGGTTCCACAGAAAGTGAAGACAGGATTGAGCCCGGCGCTGAGCAAAATTTGCAGGCGCCTTCAGAATCCCGAATTTCCGCACAAAGACCCGCTTCAGAAATTTTAGGCGATTCTCAGCGATTAGCGGTGACCGCAGAAAAGGGCCTGTTACAAAACACTGATAATGAATCGGATAAGGTAAAGCGTATTGTGCTGTTCTACGAAAGCGGCAAATTTGAGAGTTTTGAACCTTAA